The sequence AAGTGTCTTTTGTCTCCATATTCAACAAAATGTTCCATAACATATTCATTAATATGAATGAAAAGATGGTAATTAATtctacaagaaaaatcaaatttgcattttttaaaaataagaaaagtagGACAATGTTTGAGTGGAAAATCCTTTCATTTCTAATTCATGAAAGAACtgagttaattttaaatgaaaagcaaagagaaaaaaagtgaaagatGCTTTTAACTTTTGTGAAATGAATAGAATAACACTCATATACAACTTTTGTTAGGATTGTAAAATCTAGCGCAACAGCTGAAAATCcaatttaatagataaattcAAGGCCTacttttatatgtgtgtgtgtgtgtttatgttatatgtgtttTTAGTCTTTGTAGACAACTCTAGTTAAAGTCTAAGAGTCGAGAATTTATAGAATTAAGATGCGTAATAAGTTTTATGTAAAGGTATCAATATGGAAGGTAGCTAGTTTTACATATAATTCAAGGTATTAAGCCATCTAGACGAGATTATATGATGCAATTTTAACTCAAGAAGTGATGTCAGGTAAACATTGTGTGTAATGGCCATGGAAATCTAAAAATGATAGTTATAGTATTAATTTCTTTGATTGCACCAAGGAATTTAAGTGAAGactatttatcttttttcactCGTATTAGCCTAAAAAATCTTCCTTTTACAATGCAAATCCATCTTataatcaattttcttaaaataaaaaagaaaagaaaaacagagattaTGACTTGCTAAAAGTATCATAACCACACCAACACCAGCCCTAAGAACTAGATTTCCTTGTTTAGTTTCAATTTGCATTCGTCCTTTAAACAAACTCCAATGGAGCTAACCTACTCCAATAGCTATGTACCATTCAGTTGCCTGTAAACTAAGAAAGCGCCCAAAAAAGATCCATTACTGCAACTTTCATCAAATTTGGGAACTTATTTCTAAAGTCATTTATGTCACATGACATTTAAGTCATTACTTGGAACTCCTATATGGTGCACAAGCTTCAAAGTTTCCATAAAGCACAAAAAAGGATAGACAAGTATCGTGTTAGTTCCATAAGCTTTCTCTTTGAATTCAGATTGAAGATCTTATTAAGAAAGAATTATATGGCCTACCATTATAGTATTTTGAATTTAGATTGTAAAAGTGAAAACTATTATAAATCAGATCACATTATCCCTTAAACAAAAAATCGATAAATACATCAATTTGGTACCTTCAAAAGTAGCATGCATGTCAACATGGTGACATAATTTATCAAACCATCAACAATAAATAGCAAAAGAAGAGTAACATATGATTTTGCATCCTTCCCAACTATTGACAAGGCCATAGCATTTGGTTCCCTCAACCCAAAAGATGATGCGTCATCAAACCATTTATGGAATTGTAAGATAGAAAACATAAGACTTGTAAAAGAGCAAAAATGTCAAAATTTGTTTGAATGCCCTTTCCATAGGGTTTCCCTTAATTATATAGAGAAGATTTGCATAATTAATGATAGATTTCCAACACCTAAATGCTATACAAGGTAAGTATTAATGGCAGATTTCCAGCATGTAAATGTTATACAAGGTAAGTAAATATCCCTAAAATAGTATAAATCAAATCCCTAAATTATCTCCATAATATTTGCTCTCAAATTGATGCTAGTAGATCAAGAAGCATAATTTTTTCAACCAATAATTGATGCTGGTGTCGAGAAAGAGATTTAATGAAGATATCTACAGTTTGATGCTCGGCATAAATGTGAGGAAGAGTAATCATATGTTGGTCAAAAGATTCACGTATGGAACGACTATCGACTTTGATATGTTTCGTACGATTATAAAAGACAAGATTAACAGTGATATGAATAGCACTAGTATTATCAGCATGAAGATGAGTGGAATGATCTTGAGGAAAACCAAGTTCACCCAATAACCTATGAAGCCAAGTGATCTTGGAGCAAGTTGAAGACATAACGTGGTATTTAAACTCAGTGAAGGACTTAGAAACTTTGTTTTGCTTCttactcttccaagaaataagtgCATTGTCTAAAAACATGCATCAACCAATAACATAATTATGAGTATCTGCACATCCAACCCCGTTAGCGTTACTATACCCCACCAACTGTAAGGAAGACTTCTTAGGAAAGAATAATCAGTGTGTAGAGGTGCCCTTCAGATATTGAATAATGCGATGAACAACGGTTAGGTGAAGATTTCGAGGGGCCTACATAAACTGACTAATCTGTTgcacaacaaaataaatatcagGACGAGTAATTGTTAAGTACTTCAAACTCCCATCAAGTTGTCGATACAAGGATGGATCTGATAGGAGATCTCCTTCCTCTTGATGAAGCTTAAGATTTACCTCTAAAGGAGTAAGAATATAAATACTCAATTGGAGGCCAACTAAACTCCTATCAAAtctctattgatttttttaagatcacATCTCAATCTTAATTATAAATTGCGTGATAACGAGTTTCACtccttaaaattcaattttattagttttattatttttattttttatctatcttataacaacaaaatgaaacaaaaatacaaaaaataaggaaaaataaatgaacttCACTAAAAGTatattgtttttagaaattttttatttttaaaaatacatgggAAAATAAGAGTCAAAATGGTAACATGATATATCTAATGAATgtgattctttattttattttatttttgcattttacttCATCAGGATAAATATTTGTTAAACATCAACTTACCAAAACCATAAATgtaagtattaataaaaaagaacttgatttttttacacaaatatattagaaaaaaaaaagaataatatactAATTGCAGGTTGTAACataaaaattttttgaattctaATTTGTTAActaattatacaattattaaagaaaatttaacatcaaagaaagcaaataaaatcatgaaggaaatatttttttttaaaacttcttttatGATTCATATAATaatctctctttaaaaaaaaattgtataagaCAAATAGTTCATTGATCAAACaatgaaagaaatttaaagaaaaatatttgacataACTATGATGACAAGAACTTTATTTTCATAGAATATTCACAAccatgaacataaaaaaattgcattgtaggcatatagaaataattaagaaaatgattgctaatatgataaaaaaaaggcaagagaatctcattcaaaaataaatattaaattgatttatatctaataaaataatattataaatataatatcatttattcaatttttttttattaaatttaaaaaaaaatcatgaagtgcataataaaaagaatatatgcTAATACCATAATAAAAGTcataaatttcatttgaaaacaaatccaaaatttgttgtagttattttatattttatataaatataaaataaaggctTAAAAAAgcttaggaatttttttttgttaggttggGTGGATAACATATTgtatgttttaattttgtttaatattatatgACATGTTGTTTACACTGGTTAAACGTCACCCATTTAAGTTTGGTTTTCGGCTTCAAGGAtctaaaaaactcttttttaatctaaaaaaacctTCCTAAACATCTAAATAAACTCATTTATGagtttaaattagaaaaaaaaatcagttaaaatacaaaaaaaccgACACTAATTTAAAGATCTCATTGAGCTCtgacttatatttttttgatagaaaaaagcaaacaaaaaaataaatcaatggaATTCTTCTCTTCAAAGAAAAtctgttaatattaaaaatgacttttttattattgaaattggaTTAACCGGCAATCTTCTCTATTTTCAGtaactttctctcttttattaagCATATGAACTACAAAAGAAACAGAATGGAGTTGTTTTACTGAAACAAAAATTGCAAAAGCTAAAGGggtcaaaaacaaaattcaaatgaaaGTAGGTGGACCAAACTTTCCTTTGAATAGTAAAAAAGTATTCAAAGGTGTCACAGTTATCATCAATAGTAAAAAagtgatgtttttcttttttatttaataatcatgCCCCTTGTAATCTAAGAATATAAAAAGAGGAATTTTGATATTACgatgataattatattttatttgaaaaaatattaaaatatttttttatttttaaaatttatttttgatattaatatattaaaataatttaaaaataaaaaatatttaaattaaaaatatatatattttttttaaattgattcgaaaatgaaagaagaaaataaataaatgcttcCGCGTCTAAAGAATGAAAAATGTATTCGAAACGCTACGCACATCAAAGCAGTAATTATATGCCACGTATGAAACAAAGTGCCCCCTTCCTTCACCGGATCCCCTCTTTACAaatccagaaaagaaaagaaattcgaCGGAGGATTTCTTGCTTGAAAAACGTCAACAATTCTTCCAATTGAATTATCGCAAGTCTCCCTCCCAGTCAAATTTCCTTCAAGAATGGCGTCAAGGTCGAGCGGAGGAGGTGGTTCTATTTACGGTGGCGCTGCTCCTTACAGATCCAGGTATTGCTTGGTCGTCAAATTTAGGGTTTAAGATTCTTTTatcatatttgtaatttttgtatTCAAAATCTTTGTAGAGAGGGACTTAGCACGAGACCGATGGCGAGCTCTGATGAAATACAATTGCGGATTGACCCGATCCATGGGGATTTGGACGACGAGATCACTGGCCTCCGTAGCCAAGTTAGGCAATTAAGAAACGTAAGCTCTTTTTAGTTGAAATTGTTGAGCTTGCTTAATTATGGTAAAGCAATTCCTCTGTAAAAGGTGGATATGCtgcaattttatttgtttggggCTGTAAATGGGGTAATTTATTAGGGATTAGGTTTTGTAATACTTAATTGCAAAAATAAGCCTGATTGTGTTGCAAAATTGGGCAGTTCCACATGCTGTTGGAATTATGCACAGGAATTTTCTCCTTGTTTGTAAGATTTTGTATTGGGGTTTACTTCAATGAAATCTATTCATACTCGTTTTATATTGGATTGGAGGTAAAAAGTGGCTTTTCTTTAACAACCAGTGCAATTGAAATATTAACTTTGAATGCCAGGAAGATGAGTTGTGGAGTGAATAAAATGACCATCAAGGTTGTATTGGAGACCCTAGGCTCTGGATGGATTATCCTCTATAATCTTTATAAAAGTTGAAGATATATGTGATTTATCAACTCTGGATTTGTGAAATTTAGAGATGTTCTTTTATGGGATTTAACAAAATTATCGtcaattttggtttttggatatcgtgttgtttttttttattaagaacagaaacaaaacaaggttTCACTTGAGGTTGTTCCACCAATGGAAGGATTATGGTGGATTGATTGCTTTAAAGACTCTGGGGGAGTGCTTTCAGTTTGAAATATGAGCACATTTcctgcaaaaataaaaactgctGTTGATGATTTTGCTAATGATGAAGTGCTTTCAGTTtgaaatttaacattattttctgGCGTTGCCAGTTTGACTGCAGAATGGTTTGAAGTTTCCCTGCCATTGTTATGTTctgttagatttaattttaataatgtgGTGCAGGTTGCGCAAGAGATAGAATCAGAAGCGAAGTATCAGAAGGATTTCTTAGAGACTCTGGTATatgcttatatttattttaacatttgtgCACGCTAAGTCTTCCTTCTTTTAGATTCTGGTTTCCTCA is a genomic window of Populus alba chromosome 5, ASM523922v2, whole genome shotgun sequence containing:
- the LOC118036711 gene encoding bet1-like protein At4g14600 codes for the protein MASRSSGGGGSIYGGAAPYRSREGLSTRPMASSDEIQLRIDPIHGDLDDEITGLRSQVRQLRNVAQEIESEAKYQKDFLETLQMTVMKAQAGVKNNIRKLNKSIIKNGGNHIVHVVLFALFCFMVVYLWSKMSRR